The Sulfitobacter indolifex genome contains the following window.
TGTCCAGCATCAGTTCTGACCAACGCCCCGCTCCCTTGTCGTTCATCAATTGCATCGCGTTGTGGGTGTGGTGAAAGCTCAGACGGTATTCGGCACCGTGGTAATACGGGCCCCCGCCCATAACGTCGATCCACATGGCCGCCTGTGTGTTGACGTGATGACCAAGCGGTCCAACCCGCTCGAAAACCGATGTGAACCAGTTCTCATCCCTGAAAACGCGCTCATAGAAGTTTTCCACGATACTGACGATAGGGTCCACGCCAAGAACGGAAAAGAGCTGCCAGAACTGAATCGGCTTTGAGCGGCCTTCAGGCGCAGTCAACGACACGATGTCGGGAATGCGATACGCGTTCTTCGGCAACACGCCCTTGGTTATGGCCGACGCAATGTAGTCACGCTGCGTCTTCTCGGTCATATAGCCAAGCCGTGTCGGATGTCCCAACTGCATTGTATCTTTCATGGCGTCCTCCTTTCAGGACCGGTGACGCGATAGCGGTCACAAGCGCGCAGTCGCACGGTGTTCAAAGTCAGTTTCAGCCAGTTTGTTGGCCGCGGTAGACGGATATCAGTCGGGAAGCGGAATGAATTCATCCCGGTCATCGGCAGGCAGGTCGAACAAACCCTCGCCCCAGCGGTTCGCACGCCACTCTTCTTTCGCGGCCTCGATCTTCTCCTTGCTGGAGGCCACAAAATTCCACCACATATGACGCGGCCCGTTTAACGTGGCCCCGCCAAGCGCCATCAATCTGGCACCCTGCGCCCCCGCCGAGACAGTGATTTTGTCGCCCGGACGGAACACCATCATTTGCCCGGCCTCGAATTCCTGCCCGGCGATGCTGACGGATCCTTGGGTGAGATAAAGGCCACGATCCTCGTGGTCATCGGGCAGCGGGAAACGCGCGCCTGCCTCTAGCGTGACGTCCAGATAAAACGTTTCGGAGAACATCGTCGCGGGTGCGCTTTCGCCGTAGGCCGTTCCAAGGATTAGCTTGGCGTTGATGCCCTCGGCTTCGATTTCGGGGATCGCCTCCTTGCCGTGGTGTTCAAAGATCGGATCCATATCCTCATTTTCTTCCGGCAGGGCCATCCAGGTTTGGATCCCGTAAAGAGAATGCGGCCCGCTGCGGCCCTCGTCCGACGTGCGCTCGGAATGGGTCACGCCCTTGCCGGCCACCATCCAGTTGAGCGCGCCGGGGCGGATGATCTGATCGGTGCCGATGCTGTCGCGGTGGTGAAAATCACCCTGATACAGGTATGTGACGGTGCCCAATCCGATATGGGGATGGGGGCGCACATCAATCCCCTGCCCGGTAAGGAACTCGGCTGGTCCCGCCTGATCGAAAAAGATGAACGGACCGACCATTTGGCGTTTGGGTGCAGGTAGTGCACGCTTGACCTCGAAACCACCCAGATCGCGTGCGCGGGGAATAATTAGCGTTTCAATCGCGTCTACCCCGATTTCATCAGGGCAACCGGGGGTCAGTGCGGGGTTCCAGCTCATTGTATTCTCCTGTCTGTTGGGATCAAATATGGGATACTACCATGTCGCTTATAACCCACCATGCGTTCTGCATGGCAGAACGCGGTGTTCATGGCGGTGGCCTACGGTCTTATGCGCGTTCACCCTATCTATGTCTTACGGTCGGCCAACTTTGGATATCGGCCTCCTATCAATCGAGGGCTTTGCAATGACCACCGGAATTCACCACGTGACAGGCATCACGGCCAATGTTCAGGCGAACGTAGATTTCTACGCGGGCTTTCTTGGCTTGCGATTGGTGAAACGCACAGGCGGCTACGAAGATGCTGAGCAATTGCACCTGTTCTACGGCGACGCCGCTGGGTCACCCGGTTCGCTTGTCAGTTTTTTGGTTTGGGAAAATGGCGGGCGGGGACGTGTCGGTCATGGTCAGGTTGCCGAGATCGGCTTTGCCGTGCCCACCGCCAGTATTGGTGACTGGATCACCCGCGCGATGGATGCGCGTGTGCAGGTCGAAGGACCAAAGCGCGAGTTTGGTGAAACGGTGCTTCGCCTGAAAGACCCCGACAATCTGACGATCAAGCTGGTCGGCTCCGACCGTCCGGCTGTCGCTCCGCTGCACGATCCGATTGCGCCGACGCGGCTTCATAGCGTGGCGGTCCTATCTGAAAAGCCAATCGAGACTGCAGAATTTCTAACCCGCTTCGGGTATCAGGACGGGCCTGCCGAAGGCGCGGTCCAGCGGATGATCTCGGACAATGATGTGATCGACGTGCGCGATGCTGCGGGGTTCGTGCCCAGCGTCCCCGGTGCGGGTATCCTCGATCACGTCGCGTTTCGCGCGCCTGATGCGGACGTGCTGCGCCAGATGCGGCTGAACCTGAAAGAGATCGACGGCATCACCAACGTCCATGATCGCAAGTATTTCCTGTCGCTTTATGTGCGCGAGCCTGCTGGGACGTTGATCGAATACGCCACCGACGCACCCGGCGTTACAGTTGACGAACCGCTGGTTCAACTGGGGCAGACATTGTTCGTGCCTGAGCGGGATGCGGACCGGGCGCACGACCTGAAAGTGATGCTTCCACAGTTCGCTCTGCCGGGCGAGGAAAAGTTTCCCGTGCGTGATCTACCCTTTATCCACCGCTTTCATCGACCCGAAGACCCAGACGGCAGCACCATCATCTTGCTTCATGGCACAGGCGGCGACGAATCCGACCTGATGCCGCTGGCGCACCGCATCAATCCGCGTTCCACCCTGCTGGGCGTGCGCGGACGTTCGACCGAAGAAGGCATCAACCGCTGGTTTCGCAGGTTCGATGCAGTGACCTATGATCAGGGTGACATTCGCGCGGAGGCCAAGGCTTTCGTCGCGTTCATCGACGGCGCGGTATCGGGCTACGGACTAGATGTCGATCGCTTGAGCTTCCTTGGCTATTCCAACGGCGCGAACCTTTTGGGCGCGGTCATGCAATTGCATTTCGGCGTGGTTCGTCAGGCGGTGCTGCTGCGGTCGGTTCAGGCTCTGGAGGAACCGGAAGAAGGCGATGCTACCGACACGCGGGTGCTGATGCTTAACGGCGCTGATGACCCGTTCGGACAAATGGCCCCCGCCCTGGAACAGGCGCTGCGCGCAAACGGCGCAAGATTGGAAAGTCGAACTCTCGCTGCTGGGCATGAGCTAACATCCGAAGACGTTGAAATAGCACAGGGTTGGTTGAGAAATACCCCTGCGTTCGCTTCTGACTGACACGGCATTCGCCAACCATCGGCTATGACCCACCTGCCAGTTGGCTATCCTTGCTGGATACGCCGATTGAGACAGGAGTCCTGCATGACCGATTTGACCATTGAAAAGGAAGACCGTGTGGGCCGCCATGGACGCTACGTCGCCCGCATCCAAGGCATCGACGCCGAAGGCGAGATCACATTCACCCATCGCGGGCCGAAAACCATCAGCGCCGATCATACCGGCGTTCCCGATGACATGGCCGGTCACGGGGTGGCGAGGGCATTGCTCGATTTCATGCTCGCCGATGCCCGCGAAAGCGCTTTCCGCATCATTCCGATCTGTCCGTATGTGCGCAAACAATATGCCCGCCACCCGGAATGGGCCGATCTGTTCACGACCGCACCGGGCGAAGACCCCTATTGAGAACACTAGTGAGGCTGTTAATGTCAGGGCATGAAATACACGTTGGATGAGATCGAGACCTTTCTGGCCGTGATGGAGTTGGGAACGATTACAGCGGTTGCCGCGCGGCTGAACCTCTCCAAATCCGTCATCAGCAAGCGCATTTCCGATCTAGAAACCACGCTTGGTGCCGCGCTGTTTCGCCGGAATGCCGGACGCATCTCACCAACCGAAGCAGCACAAAGACTTGATGATCGGCTTCGCCCGGCCTTGGCTGAACTTACCGCCGCAGCAGAAAGTGCCGCCTGGGGCGGTGCAGGGGATGATGTTTTGCGCGGAACGCTTTCAATAGCGGCCCCGATGAGTTTCGGAACGCTGCATCTATCGCCCATCATCGCGCGCTTCGCCGCGCAACATCCCAAGCTGGAAATGCGTATCGACTACGATGACCGGGCGCGGGATTTGTTCCGGGATGGATTTGATCTGGCCGTTCGTATCGGTAACTTGCGTGACACTGCTCTGATGCAGCGTAAGCTTTGCGAGGATGAAACCATTCCGTGTGCCAGTCCCGCCTATCTAGACCGATATGGCCGACCTGAAACACTCGATCACCTGGGCGATCATCAGGTCATCGGCTATCAGCATATGTCTAACGCGCAGCTCTGGACTTTCGACAACTCCACGCCGCCTGCCCTTCACAGCCGCCTTACCTTGAACAATGGCGAAGCGATGCGGGACATGGCGATTGAAGGCCTGGGGGTCGCCATTTTGCCTGCCTTCTTAGCAATGGCCCCAATAAGGAAGGGTAAGCTGGAACGTATTTTGCCCAACGCCCAAACGCGCAACCTGCCCATTGTGGCAGTCTGGCCGCCGGTATCACCCATGCCACAAAAATTGCGTCAGTTTATCGACTATCTAATTGCGGAACTGGAGCATGGCAAACCCTGGACTGCTGTCTGAGGAGCGCGCCACAGGCCCAGCCATCGCCTTGGTGCTGTCTGATTTGTACTAATACCAACAGGCATGCGGGACGAGCCGCGCTTCCAAAACACTCCGGGACTGCCCGGTCCGACTGAGGGCTGGGATAAGGCGTGGGTTTATCTTGTTTTTGCAGGTGTTGGAAATCGCCTTGGCAGCTTCATGAAAAGTCCCTTGGGTGTACCTTGCAACCGAGTGTGGATGCAGCGCAGAGCTGCTTCGCAGATTTGATAACTGACGTGCGATTGAACGGCCGTTCGGTTTTCCTCGCCCCTGTTGAATGTAAGGCAAAGACCGTGCCTCCATGATTATCAAGGGCGGTAACCCATAAGATCTGTCATCGCGTCCATCACTTTCTCTGTGACCGCAGCGGTTGACTCAGCTGCTTGGCCGCTTCGACCGCGGCCTCGCCGCGCAAAGGCCATGTCTGCGTGAGGCCCTCGATGATCAACAAAAGCGCGGTGTCAGAACCACCCAGCCCGGTTGCTGCTGCGGCCCGAGAAGCGACTTCGGCCTTATGGCGTTCAAGAAGTGCGCGGAGCGGCTGACTGCCGGGATCAGCGGCCACAGCTGCATGAAAGAGGCAGCCGTGTGATGTCTCGGTTTCCATCCACATACCGATACGCGACAGGATCGTGTCGAGCGCCTGTTCAGGCCCTCTGGGTAGGGCGTCGAAGACACGGGTGAGATAGCGTTGGTGTCGGTTTTCCAGCGCAGCCAGCACCATTTCTGCCCGAGACGGCGTATATTTATAAAGCGTGCGCAGGCTGACCCCGGCGGCATCACGCAGGTCCTCGACGCTGGGTTCAGCGAAGCCACGACTGGCAAACGCACGTTCAAGCCCCTCGGATATCTTGCTCATCATATCACTCATACTTGACGATGTAGAATGATCTCTCTACCTACGCAAGTAGAGCAATCATTCTACACCGGAGCAATACTAAATGCCACTTCCCGAAACCATGAAAGCTGTAGTCCTCACTGGCCATGGAGGGTTGGACAAACTCGAATGGCGGGAGGATATGCCGGTTCCGCGTCCGGACGCTGGAGAGGTATTGATCCGTGTGGGCGCGTCGGCGGTGAACAACACCGACGTTAACACTCGAACGGGCTGGTATTCTAAAGCCGTGCGCGGCGATACCGGGTCGGCCGCCACGGAGGGATATGCAGGTGCTTCTGATGCCGATGGCGCTTGGTCCGGTGCGCTCAGCTTTCCGCGCATTCAGGGCGCGGATTGCTGCGGGAAGATCGGTGCGGTCGGCGATGGGATCGACACTGCTCGGATTGGCCAGCGCGTGCTGGTGCGGCCTATGCACCGCCCTACCGGCGCGGAGCCAGATGGGCTTGTGACCTTCGGGTCGGAGCGCGACGGCGGTTTTGCCGAATACACGACAGTGGACGACGAACATGCAGTGCGGATCGACAGTCCGCTCACCGACATCGAACTCGCGTCATTTCCTTGTGCGTTCTCCACCGCTGAAGGCATGATCCAGCGGGCCGGACTGGGCGCGGAGCGCGTGTTGATCACGGGAGCGTCGGGCGGCGTTGGTTCAGCCGCCGTGCAACTCGCAAAGCGGCGCGGTGCGCATGTCACGGCGTCCACCAGCCCGGCGAAGATGGATGCGCTGAAAACGCTCGGCGCGGATGCGGTGATGGACCGCAGCGATGCCTATGCGAAGGACGCCTTCGACGTCGTGCTCGACCTCGTAGGTGGGCCGCGCTGGCCCGAACTGCTTGATGCGTTGGTCCCTCGGGGGCGCTATGTGACATCGGGCGCTATTGCCGGGCCGATTGTCGAACTTGATTTGCGAACACTCTATCTCAAAGACCTGACTCTGATCGGCAGCACCCGGCAGGATCCGCGCGTCTTCACGGACTTGGTCAGCTACATTGAAGCGGGCGAAATCCACCCGGTGGTCGCTGAAACCTATGGATTACGCGATCTGCGCGCGGCGCAAGAGGCATTTCTGGAAAAGTCGCACATGGGTAAAATCGGAGTAACCATCGCAGGGTAACGGCAACAAGCGATGCAGTGGCGTCAATTGGCCCGAGATTGAAGTCGAGCCAAAACGTCCATTGCCTTCGCAGCCTTGTCCGTCGGAACAAATACGTGATCATGGTGATAAGCGGCGACCATGTTGCAAGGAATGCCCGCCTCTCCAAGCGCGGTTGACACCGCGGCCGTAAGCCCGACGCCTTCCAGTGACGAATACACGTTCAGGGTTATGCACCGCATCGAGTGGGCGGCATCCAGGCCGGCTGCTTCGGCCACTTCGACAGGAACGATCAGCGAGATCCCTTCTTCTTCCCTGAACGTCGAAATAGCTTGGGGCGAGAGTTCCTCAATGAGTGCGGGATCAGCAGCCGTGATGAACCCAAAAGCGCCCTGTGTAAGCTTGGGCGTCATACCTGCAATCATATCGCGGGCCGTTCTCACAACTTCCGGCATATTTCTCTCCTCCACCAAAATTTGCCAAAGCATAGCCCTACGGCCTCACCAAAAAGAAGCCGAATTTGCCGCTTAGAACATGCCATTGTCATGGGCACTGGTCTTTGGAAGCTCTTGAAGCACGTCCCAATGCTCCACGATTTTGCCCGCGTCATCCAGCCGGAAGATGTCGATCCCCGCATATTCCAATCCATCTGGCCAGATTTGATGACAATGCAAAATGACGTGACGACCCTCGGCAAAAGCGCGTTTCACTTCGACCCGCTTGTCCGGATATTCGGCGGCCATACGCTCGAAATATTCAATGAACCCCTGACGTCCGTTGGCCACATGCGGATTGTGCTGGATGTATTCCTCGCCCGCGTATCGCTCAATTGCCTCACGCGGGCGGCTTTCATTAAACATCATCTCGTAGAAGGCAATCACGTCGCGTTTCATGATTTCCAGATCAGTCATGACCGTTCTCCTTTAACCTTACTGAGATGATGTCCTCTATCGCCGTGACGATCTCCGCAACTTTGGCCGCGTTCGCTGCCTCTTGATGCGGCGGCGCGAACTGACCTGCGTCATTGTCGTAATAGCGCCCCGAGGCGGCGGCAAAGTCATCGGACAGTGCTGCGCGGCGCAGGATGTCGGCGCCGATGGAGAGATCGTTGCCTGCGATGCCAAAGCCTTCCTTGACCATTTTCGAGGCCAGCAGAGAGCCGGGGTTCACCGCGATTAGGGCTGGCCCATCCGGATTGGCGCGAGCCAGCTCTTGCGACTAAAACAGAACCAAGAATCTTCCGAGTTAAGACGCTAATTGGCTTTGCAACCGAGGCATCCCGAATTCCCGTTTTCGCTTTCTCACCCCTCTTTCGCAGTCTCTGCGATAACGTCCACCGCACGCAATGACAGCGCAGCAATCGTCAAGCTGGGGTTGGCGGTGGCCGAGGTTGGAAACGCGCCTGAACCCAGCAAAAACAGATTGCTATGCTCAAAACTGCGCAGGTCAGGGTCCACGACCGATGTTTTCGCGTCCATCCCCATGCGCAGTGTGCCGATCACATGCCCTGCCCCTTGGATGTCAGGCGAATGGTTAATCTGTGTAGCACCAAGGGCGGCAAACACTTCATCATGGGCTTCCTGCGCCGCGTCCAGACCCGCGCGGGTGTAGTCGTCATAGTCGAAATGAATGCGTGGCAAGGGCATTCCGTTGGCGTCTGTTTTGTCGGGGTCTAAGGTTACCCGGTTCTCGGCATTGGGTGATTGCTCGACCAACGAGGCCAAACGAATATGCCGCGAGGTCTCATCCTTGATTGCCGCGTCCAATTCCTCACCACGCAGGCCGTCCTGAGCATGCCGGGCCGCTGTTGAGATCGGCGCGCCGGTCGGCCATCCGTGGCCGTCGTTGCCGATCTCAATGCGAAAGGCGGCGCGATCTTTGCGGAACTCTCCGTCGCGCAGGTTTTCGATGCCGGAGGTCGAGAGCGGGCCCCGATAAGGCCAGACCGGCTCTGGCGCCATCGCCCAGCTGAGTTTGGTGGGGTGATCCATCAAGTTACGCCCAACTTGATCAGAGCCATTTGCAATCCCGTTTTTCGCGCCCTCCTGCGCCGAGTTCAGCAGCAGACGGGGAGATTCAATCGCGTGCGCCGCGACGACGATCACCTTCCCGCTGGCCGTGCCGGTGCTGCCGTCCGCACGGCGAAAATCGACAGAGGCGATCTTTCCGTCTTCGCCAAGGTTCAACCGTGTCGCCGTGGTTTGATCATGCACCACGGCACCCGCTTCTTCAGCCTGACGCACGTGAACTGTCGCATCATATTTTGCTTGGATCGGGCAAATAGGAATACAGGAGGCGTTACCGCAGCATTCAGGGCGGTCCGCGTGGAACATCGAGTTACGGCCCTGCGGTGTTGCGCTGACCTTATATTTTGAACCCTCAAGGGATTTGACAAATTGCTTGTCCAGATAGGTCATCGGGATCATCGGCATTGGGAAATCACCAGAACGGGGCGAACCAAGGTCTTCGGAACTGTCCCCCGCCACGCCAATCTCTTGTTCTGCCGCAAGGTAGAATGGCTCAAGCGTATCATAGTCAATCGGCCAGTCTACCGCGTGGCCATAAAGCGACTTCAGTTTGAAATCAGCAGGCACGTTCCGAAGCGTGGTGCCGAGCCAATGCCACGTCGTCCCCCCAACCAACTTTATATAGGTCGATTTGAACGTCTCCGGACCCATCTGCTGGTAGTAGTCGTTAATTCGATGGGACACAGGATGCGGCGCCGTCTCATCATTGGGATAGGCCGATTCAGGCACTTTAATTTTGGCCTTCCAGAAGGTCTCGACCGCTTCAAAACGATCAATCCGCTTGCCAGTTTCTAGAAAAGCGACTTTCAGCCCCTTTTGCGCCAGTTTAGCCCCGGCAATCGCGCCGGCGACTCCCGTACCGATGATGAGAATGTCTGCGGTGATGTCGGATGCCATAGGGAAAATCCTTTGGTCGGTAATTTCAGAATAAGACGGAAAGGGTTATTAGCTTTCTGGTGGGTCCGCCCAATACCCCATCGGGCCGCCGCAATAGGCCATGGGTTTGGTGTAATCCATCGCCTGCCACATAAGTGCGTCGGTATATGTCAGGACCTCCAGATCGTCCGGGTCCGGCGACACGCCAGAATACCACGCAGCTGCAATCTCATTCGAAAGCGCCTGATCCTCCGCACCCTCTGCAAGAGCCGTGAGATCATCTTTGCGGTCAATGTCAGCGAAGGCTTTAAGCATCTTCGCAGCAACGTCTTCGAAGAGGTCTTCCTTGCGAAGTGTCTTTTGAGACAGCGCTAAAAACCCTTCTACGTCCAAATTTTCTGCAAAGGCTCGGGTCGGTATCTGCGTGAGGGAAAGCAATGAGACTGCGGAAACGGCCGATAGCAATCCCCTCCTAGAAATAGTCCCCGGCTGAGAGTTTCTGTTAGCCATATGCTTCACCTCCTGAAAAACTTGACGCCTCGTAATGCAAAGGAGATCAACGCGCGGCACTTACCCTTGGTTCCAGCGATGGGCTGGACTGAAACCTAAGCGAACTCATTTTGGGGTCGAAGTCGGTTCGTTCTGCGCAGAAAGGCGGTTCGTTCTCCGCAGAAACGTTACACAGATAAGTGTTTCGCGTGTTCCCTCCGAGCTACAGTTGGCCGGTAGCGGCTGAGCTGCTGTTACCGACTGTGGGTCCGTTTGACGCCGCTCCTGCGAACCGGCATTTCAAAACGGTACAAAGTTCAAAAATGTGTTGCCGAATAACGTAGGATCGGAATGCCGGAACTCGCTTTCACGCCTGCCAGACAGATTGACATATCAAGAACACCCGTTCGTGGAACCGCAGGTGTTGCATTTCATGCAAGTGCCGTTGCGCACCAGTGTGTAGTTGCCGCATTCGCCGCAGGCCTCGCCTTCATAGCCTTGCATTTTGGCCTTGGTCCGCGCGTCGAAGCCAACTGCGCGGGGCGCGTCTGAGGCCGGGTCTTTCACCGCCACGGCTAATGCACTGGCGCTGCCGGTCTCCGCTAAGGGTCGCATACCATGGCTTGCATTGATGTTTTGCCCCCCTTGTAAAACCACCAATTCCTGCGGCAGACGGTTGCGCAAATAGCCGGAGGAACTGATCTGTTTCAGCACCTCCAAAGATTTATTTGCCGCACCTTCGCTTAGCTCGCTCACGTTGGCCAAGTTCTCTTCC
Protein-coding sequences here:
- a CDS encoding globin domain-containing protein, with the translated sequence MKDTMQLGHPTRLGYMTEKTQRDYIASAITKGVLPKNAYRIPDIVSLTAPEGRSKPIQFWQLFSVLGVDPIVSIVENFYERVFRDENWFTSVFERVGPLGHHVNTQAAMWIDVMGGGPYYHGAEYRLSFHHTHNAMQLMNDKGAGRWSELMLDTLEDSTDELTDDPRVRVSVNTFLGHFMSKYADDFGFENRSFFGDTNPPFKHRIDFMKMSEKAIASLTEGEIRLALKERGIEASDYADKQSLVAKALMI
- a CDS encoding pirin family protein; protein product: MSWNPALTPGCPDEIGVDAIETLIIPRARDLGGFEVKRALPAPKRQMVGPFIFFDQAGPAEFLTGQGIDVRPHPHIGLGTVTYLYQGDFHHRDSIGTDQIIRPGALNWMVAGKGVTHSERTSDEGRSGPHSLYGIQTWMALPEENEDMDPIFEHHGKEAIPEIEAEGINAKLILGTAYGESAPATMFSETFYLDVTLEAGARFPLPDDHEDRGLYLTQGSVSIAGQEFEAGQMMVFRPGDKITVSAGAQGARLMALGGATLNGPRHMWWNFVASSKEKIEAAKEEWRANRWGEGLFDLPADDRDEFIPLPD
- a CDS encoding VOC family protein codes for the protein MTTGIHHVTGITANVQANVDFYAGFLGLRLVKRTGGYEDAEQLHLFYGDAAGSPGSLVSFLVWENGGRGRVGHGQVAEIGFAVPTASIGDWITRAMDARVQVEGPKREFGETVLRLKDPDNLTIKLVGSDRPAVAPLHDPIAPTRLHSVAVLSEKPIETAEFLTRFGYQDGPAEGAVQRMISDNDVIDVRDAAGFVPSVPGAGILDHVAFRAPDADVLRQMRLNLKEIDGITNVHDRKYFLSLYVREPAGTLIEYATDAPGVTVDEPLVQLGQTLFVPERDADRAHDLKVMLPQFALPGEEKFPVRDLPFIHRFHRPEDPDGSTIILLHGTGGDESDLMPLAHRINPRSTLLGVRGRSTEEGINRWFRRFDAVTYDQGDIRAEAKAFVAFIDGAVSGYGLDVDRLSFLGYSNGANLLGAVMQLHFGVVRQAVLLRSVQALEEPEEGDATDTRVLMLNGADDPFGQMAPALEQALRANGARLESRTLAAGHELTSEDVEIAQGWLRNTPAFASD
- a CDS encoding GNAT family N-acetyltransferase, with translation MTDLTIEKEDRVGRHGRYVARIQGIDAEGEITFTHRGPKTISADHTGVPDDMAGHGVARALLDFMLADARESAFRIIPICPYVRKQYARHPEWADLFTTAPGEDPY
- a CDS encoding LysR family transcriptional regulator, yielding MKYTLDEIETFLAVMELGTITAVAARLNLSKSVISKRISDLETTLGAALFRRNAGRISPTEAAQRLDDRLRPALAELTAAAESAAWGGAGDDVLRGTLSIAAPMSFGTLHLSPIIARFAAQHPKLEMRIDYDDRARDLFRDGFDLAVRIGNLRDTALMQRKLCEDETIPCASPAYLDRYGRPETLDHLGDHQVIGYQHMSNAQLWTFDNSTPPALHSRLTLNNGEAMRDMAIEGLGVAILPAFLAMAPIRKGKLERILPNAQTRNLPIVAVWPPVSPMPQKLRQFIDYLIAELEHGKPWTAV
- a CDS encoding TetR/AcrR family transcriptional regulator produces the protein MSKISEGLERAFASRGFAEPSVEDLRDAAGVSLRTLYKYTPSRAEMVLAALENRHQRYLTRVFDALPRGPEQALDTILSRIGMWMETETSHGCLFHAAVAADPGSQPLRALLERHKAEVASRAAAATGLGGSDTALLLIIEGLTQTWPLRGEAAVEAAKQLSQPLRSQRK
- a CDS encoding alcohol dehydrogenase family protein, with the protein product MPLPETMKAVVLTGHGGLDKLEWREDMPVPRPDAGEVLIRVGASAVNNTDVNTRTGWYSKAVRGDTGSAATEGYAGASDADGAWSGALSFPRIQGADCCGKIGAVGDGIDTARIGQRVLVRPMHRPTGAEPDGLVTFGSERDGGFAEYTTVDDEHAVRIDSPLTDIELASFPCAFSTAEGMIQRAGLGAERVLITGASGGVGSAAVQLAKRRGAHVTASTSPAKMDALKTLGADAVMDRSDAYAKDAFDVVLDLVGGPRWPELLDALVPRGRYVTSGAIAGPIVELDLRTLYLKDLTLIGSTRQDPRVFTDLVSYIEAGEIHPVVAETYGLRDLRAAQEAFLEKSHMGKIGVTIAG
- a CDS encoding ACT domain-containing protein, translating into MLWQILVEERNMPEVVRTARDMIAGMTPKLTQGAFGFITAADPALIEELSPQAISTFREEEGISLIVPVEVAEAAGLDAAHSMRCITLNVYSSLEGVGLTAAVSTALGEAGIPCNMVAAYHHDHVFVPTDKAAKAMDVLARLQSRAN
- a CDS encoding nuclear transport factor 2 family protein; translation: MTDLEIMKRDVIAFYEMMFNESRPREAIERYAGEEYIQHNPHVANGRQGFIEYFERMAAEYPDKRVEVKRAFAEGRHVILHCHQIWPDGLEYAGIDIFRLDDAGKIVEHWDVLQELPKTSAHDNGMF
- a CDS encoding GMC family oxidoreductase encodes the protein MASDITADILIIGTGVAGAIAGAKLAQKGLKVAFLETGKRIDRFEAVETFWKAKIKVPESAYPNDETAPHPVSHRINDYYQQMGPETFKSTYIKLVGGTTWHWLGTTLRNVPADFKLKSLYGHAVDWPIDYDTLEPFYLAAEQEIGVAGDSSEDLGSPRSGDFPMPMIPMTYLDKQFVKSLEGSKYKVSATPQGRNSMFHADRPECCGNASCIPICPIQAKYDATVHVRQAEEAGAVVHDQTTATRLNLGEDGKIASVDFRRADGSTGTASGKVIVVAAHAIESPRLLLNSAQEGAKNGIANGSDQVGRNLMDHPTKLSWAMAPEPVWPYRGPLSTSGIENLRDGEFRKDRAAFRIEIGNDGHGWPTGAPISTAARHAQDGLRGEELDAAIKDETSRHIRLASLVEQSPNAENRVTLDPDKTDANGMPLPRIHFDYDDYTRAGLDAAQEAHDEVFAALGATQINHSPDIQGAGHVIGTLRMGMDAKTSVVDPDLRSFEHSNLFLLGSGAFPTSATANPSLTIAALSLRAVDVIAETAKEG
- a CDS encoding sorbitol dehydrogenase family protein, producing the protein MLKAFADIDRKDDLTALAEGAEDQALSNEIAAAWYSGVSPDPDDLEVLTYTDALMWQAMDYTKPMAYCGGPMGYWADPPES